Proteins encoded by one window of Melospiza melodia melodia isolate bMelMel2 chromosome 9, bMelMel2.pri, whole genome shotgun sequence:
- the MAPK8 gene encoding mitogen-activated protein kinase 8 isoform X2: protein MSRSKRDNNFYSVEIGDSTFTVLKRYQNLKPIGSGAQGIVCAAYDAILERNVAIKKLSRPFQNQTHAKRAYRELVLMKCVNHKNIIGLLNVFTPQKSLEEFQDVYIVMELMDANLCQVIQMELDHERMSYLLYQMLCGIKHLHSAGIIHRDLKPSNIVVKSDCTLKILDFGLARTAGTSFMMTPYVVTRYYRAPEVILGMGYKENVDLWSVGCIMGEMVCHKILFPGRDYIDQWNKVIEQLGTPCPEFMKKLQPTVRTYVENRPKYAGYSFEKLFPDVLFPADSEHNKLKASQARDLLSKMLVIDASKRISVDEALQHPYINVWYDPSEAEAPPPKIPDKQLDEREHTIEEWKELIYKEVMDLEERTKNGVIRGQPAPLGAAMINGSQHPSSSSSVNDVSSMSTDPTLASDTDSSLETSAGPLGCCR, encoded by the exons ATGAGCAGGAGCAAGCGTGACAACAATTTTTACAGTGTTGAAATTGGAGACTCAACTTTCACCGTATTGAAACGGTATCAGAATTTGAAACCAATAGGATCAGGAGCACAAGGGATAGTATG TGCAGCTTATGATGCCATCCTGGAGCGGAATGTTGCAATCAAGAAGTTAAGTCGACCGTTTCAGAACCAAACCCATGCTAAAAGAGCCTACAGAGAGCTTGTTCTTATGAAGTGTGTTAATCACAAAAAC ATAATCGGCCTACTGAATGTGTTCACACCACAAAAATCCCTGGAAGAATTTCAAGATGT CTACATAGTGATGGAGCTCATGGATGCAAATCTCTGCCAAGTGATTCAGATGGAGCTGGACCATGAACGAATGTCCTATCTTCTATATCAAATGCTGTGTGGTATCAAACATCTTCATTCAGCTGGGATTATTCATAGG GATTTAAAGCCCAGTAATATAGTAGTAAAGTCAGACTGCACTTTGAAGATTCTTGACTTTGGACTGGCCAGAACTGCAGGAACTAGTTTTATGATGACGCCTTATGTAGTGACTCGTTACTACAGAGCACCAGAGGTCATCCTAGGGATGGGATACAAAGAAAACG TGGATTTATGGTCTGTGGGGTGCATTATGGGCGAAATGGTTTGCCACAAAATCCTCTTTCCAGGAAGGGACT ATATTGATCAATGGAATAAAGTTATAGAGCAGCTAGGAACACCATGCCCCGAATTTATGAAGAAATTACAGCCTACAGTCCGAACTTACGTGGAGAACAGACCTAAATATGCTGGATATAGTTTTGAAAAACTCTTTCCAGATGTCCTTTTCCCAGCTGACTCCGAACACAATAAACTTAAAG CAAGTCAAGCAAGAGATTTGTTATCAAAAATGCTGGTTATAGATGCTTCTAAAAGAATCTCTGTGGATGAAGCCCTGCAGCACCCATACATCAATGTTTGGTATGATCCATCAGAAGCAGAAGCT CCTCCACCAAAAATACCAGATAAGCAGTTAGATGAGAGGGAGCACACGATAGAAGAGTGGAAAG AGTTGATATACAAGGAAGTCATGGACCTGGAGGAAAGAACCAAGAACGGGGTTATACGTGGCCAGCCAGCCCCTTTAG GTGCAGCAATGATCAATGGCTCTCAACACCCATCTTCATCGTCATCTGTCAACGATGTGTCTTCAATGTCAACAGATCCAACATTGGCCTCTGATACAGACAGCAGTCTAGAAACCTCAGCTGGACCTCTGGGTTGCTGTAGATGA
- the MAPK8 gene encoding mitogen-activated protein kinase 8 isoform X1, with translation MSRSKRDNNFYSVEIGDSTFTVLKRYQNLKPIGSGAQGIVCAAYDAILERNVAIKKLSRPFQNQTHAKRAYRELVLMKCVNHKNIIGLLNVFTPQKSLEEFQDVYIVMELMDANLCQVIQMELDHERMSYLLYQMLCGIKHLHSAGIIHRDLKPSNIVVKSDCTLKILDFGLARTAGTSFMMTPYVVTRYYRAPEVILGMGYKENVDIWSVGCIMGEMIKGGVLFPGTDHIDQWNKVIEQLGTPCPEFMKKLQPTVRTYVENRPKYAGYSFEKLFPDVLFPADSEHNKLKASQARDLLSKMLVIDASKRISVDEALQHPYINVWYDPSEAEAPPPKIPDKQLDEREHTIEEWKELIYKEVMDLEERTKNGVIRGQPAPLGAAMINGSQHPSSSSSVNDVSSMSTDPTLASDTDSSLETSAGPLGCCR, from the exons ATGAGCAGGAGCAAGCGTGACAACAATTTTTACAGTGTTGAAATTGGAGACTCAACTTTCACCGTATTGAAACGGTATCAGAATTTGAAACCAATAGGATCAGGAGCACAAGGGATAGTATG TGCAGCTTATGATGCCATCCTGGAGCGGAATGTTGCAATCAAGAAGTTAAGTCGACCGTTTCAGAACCAAACCCATGCTAAAAGAGCCTACAGAGAGCTTGTTCTTATGAAGTGTGTTAATCACAAAAAC ATAATCGGCCTACTGAATGTGTTCACACCACAAAAATCCCTGGAAGAATTTCAAGATGT CTACATAGTGATGGAGCTCATGGATGCAAATCTCTGCCAAGTGATTCAGATGGAGCTGGACCATGAACGAATGTCCTATCTTCTATATCAAATGCTGTGTGGTATCAAACATCTTCATTCAGCTGGGATTATTCATAGG GATTTAAAGCCCAGTAATATAGTAGTAAAGTCAGACTGCACTTTGAAGATTCTTGACTTTGGACTGGCCAGAACTGCAGGAACTAGTTTTATGATGACGCCTTATGTAGTGACTCGTTACTACAGAGCACCAGAGGTCATCCTAGGGATGGGATACAAAGAAAACG TTGACATTTGGTCAGTTGGGTGCATCATGGGAGAAATGATCAAAGGTGGTGTTTTATTTCCTGGTACAGATC ATATTGATCAATGGAATAAAGTTATAGAGCAGCTAGGAACACCATGCCCCGAATTTATGAAGAAATTACAGCCTACAGTCCGAACTTACGTGGAGAACAGACCTAAATATGCTGGATATAGTTTTGAAAAACTCTTTCCAGATGTCCTTTTCCCAGCTGACTCCGAACACAATAAACTTAAAG CAAGTCAAGCAAGAGATTTGTTATCAAAAATGCTGGTTATAGATGCTTCTAAAAGAATCTCTGTGGATGAAGCCCTGCAGCACCCATACATCAATGTTTGGTATGATCCATCAGAAGCAGAAGCT CCTCCACCAAAAATACCAGATAAGCAGTTAGATGAGAGGGAGCACACGATAGAAGAGTGGAAAG AGTTGATATACAAGGAAGTCATGGACCTGGAGGAAAGAACCAAGAACGGGGTTATACGTGGCCAGCCAGCCCCTTTAG GTGCAGCAATGATCAATGGCTCTCAACACCCATCTTCATCGTCATCTGTCAACGATGTGTCTTCAATGTCAACAGATCCAACATTGGCCTCTGATACAGACAGCAGTCTAGAAACCTCAGCTGGACCTCTGGGTTGCTGTAGATGA
- the MAPK8 gene encoding mitogen-activated protein kinase 8 isoform X3 translates to MSRSKRDNNFYSVEIGDSTFTVLKRYQNLKPIGSGAQGIVCAAYDAILERNVAIKKLSRPFQNQTHAKRAYRELVLMKCVNHKNIIGLLNVFTPQKSLEEFQDVYIVMELMDANLCQVIQMELDHERMSYLLYQMLCGIKHLHSAGIIHRDLKPSNIVVKSDCTLKILDFGLARTAGTSFMMTPYVVTRYYRAPEVILGMGYKENVDIWSVGCIMGEMIKGGVLFPGTDHIDQWNKVIEQLGTPCPEFMKKLQPTVRTYVENRPKYAGYSFEKLFPDVLFPADSEHNKLKASQARDLLSKMLVIDASKRISVDEALQHPYINVWYDPSEAEAPPPKIPDKQLDEREHTIEEWKELIYKEVMDLEERTKNGVIRGQPAPLAQVQQ, encoded by the exons ATGAGCAGGAGCAAGCGTGACAACAATTTTTACAGTGTTGAAATTGGAGACTCAACTTTCACCGTATTGAAACGGTATCAGAATTTGAAACCAATAGGATCAGGAGCACAAGGGATAGTATG TGCAGCTTATGATGCCATCCTGGAGCGGAATGTTGCAATCAAGAAGTTAAGTCGACCGTTTCAGAACCAAACCCATGCTAAAAGAGCCTACAGAGAGCTTGTTCTTATGAAGTGTGTTAATCACAAAAAC ATAATCGGCCTACTGAATGTGTTCACACCACAAAAATCCCTGGAAGAATTTCAAGATGT CTACATAGTGATGGAGCTCATGGATGCAAATCTCTGCCAAGTGATTCAGATGGAGCTGGACCATGAACGAATGTCCTATCTTCTATATCAAATGCTGTGTGGTATCAAACATCTTCATTCAGCTGGGATTATTCATAGG GATTTAAAGCCCAGTAATATAGTAGTAAAGTCAGACTGCACTTTGAAGATTCTTGACTTTGGACTGGCCAGAACTGCAGGAACTAGTTTTATGATGACGCCTTATGTAGTGACTCGTTACTACAGAGCACCAGAGGTCATCCTAGGGATGGGATACAAAGAAAACG TTGACATTTGGTCAGTTGGGTGCATCATGGGAGAAATGATCAAAGGTGGTGTTTTATTTCCTGGTACAGATC ATATTGATCAATGGAATAAAGTTATAGAGCAGCTAGGAACACCATGCCCCGAATTTATGAAGAAATTACAGCCTACAGTCCGAACTTACGTGGAGAACAGACCTAAATATGCTGGATATAGTTTTGAAAAACTCTTTCCAGATGTCCTTTTCCCAGCTGACTCCGAACACAATAAACTTAAAG CAAGTCAAGCAAGAGATTTGTTATCAAAAATGCTGGTTATAGATGCTTCTAAAAGAATCTCTGTGGATGAAGCCCTGCAGCACCCATACATCAATGTTTGGTATGATCCATCAGAAGCAGAAGCT CCTCCACCAAAAATACCAGATAAGCAGTTAGATGAGAGGGAGCACACGATAGAAGAGTGGAAAG AGTTGATATACAAGGAAGTCATGGACCTGGAGGAAAGAACCAAGAACGGGGTTATACGTGGCCAGCCAGCCCCTTTAG CACAGGTGCAGCAATGA